From a region of the Carettochelys insculpta isolate YL-2023 chromosome 29, ASM3395843v1, whole genome shotgun sequence genome:
- the CLPP gene encoding ATP-dependent Clp protease proteolytic subunit, mitochondrial, protein MLRGIVCALRPACQAVTTRRSLHRTPVSHIPLIPIVVEQTGRGERAYDIYSRLLRERIVCVMGPIDDGVASLVIAQLLFLQSESNKKPIHMYINSPGGAVTSGLAIYDTMQYILNPICTWCVGQAASMGSLLLAAGSQGMRHSLPNSRIMIHQPSGGARGQATDIAIQAEEILKLKKQINRLYAKHTKQSLEVIESAMERDRYMSPMEAQEFGILDKVLVHPPHDGEDEPELIQKEPSSPSSSSSAEP, encoded by the exons ATGTTGCGGGGAATAGTG TGCGCTCTCCGGCCTGCCTGCCAGGCAGTGACCACACGCCGCAGCCTCCACCGGACACCTGTGAGCCACATCCCGCTCATCCCCATCGTGGTGGAGCAGACG GGCCGCGGCGAGAGGGCCTACGACATTTACTCCCGGCTGCTGCGTGAGAGGATCGTATGCGTCATGGGGCCG ATCGACGACGGGGTGGCCAGCCTGGTCATTGCTCAGCTGCTCTTCCTACAGTCAGAGAGCAACAAGAAGCCGATCCACATGTACATCAACAGCCCCG GTGGTGCTGTGACCTCGGGGCTGGCCATCTATGACACCATGCAGTACATCCTCAACCCCATCTGCACCtggtgtgtggggcaggcagccagcatgGGGTCGCTGCTCCTGGCTGCCGGCTCCCAGGGCATGAGGCACTCCCTGCCCAACTCACGCATCATGATCCACCAGCCTTCGGGAGGGGCGCGG GGCCAAGCCACGGACATCGCCATCCAGGCTGAGGAGATCCTGAAGCTGAAGAAGCAGATCAATAGGTTATATGCCAAGCACACCAAGCAGTCTCTGGAGGTGATTG AGTCCGCCATGGAGAGGGATCGCTACATGAGCCCTATGGAAGCCCAGGAGTTTGGGATCCTGGACAAAGTGCTGGTCCATCCCCCACATGATGGGGAGGATGAGCCGGAGCTCATTCAGAAAGAGCCTTCCTcgccctcctcctcttcctcagctgagccctga